From the Prosthecobacter sp. SYSU 5D2 genome, the window AAGGAGGGTTAAAGAGCAAAGCGCGAAGCTGCTCAATTAACGCTCTTTGAGAGTCACGGCAAAGAGGTCGGCGGATTGCAGGTGGATGCGCAGGAGGTAGCGGCCGGGTGGGAGGTCCCCCAGGCTTTTCTCCGCCCATCGGGCTTCATGAGCCAGGTCGTCCGTGGTCATGGGGACGGCATCGTCTTTCGTATAGCCGCGCAGGCGGTAGCCATCTTCATTGAGCAGCTCCAGGCGCAGGCTGCCTTGAGTGGCATCGGCATTGAGGGTGATGGATTGGATGCCGGTCAGGTCCAGGGCGCGGAGGGTGACGTGGCCGATGGTGTTCAGCTTTTTGGGCTGGCCTTTCTTCTGGCCTTTGACGGGGCTGTGAGGATGAATGCCGACGGCGACCAGGCGGTCACGCGGAGTGATGGCGAGGCCGACACCGCTGTAGTAATCTTTGGAGCCCACTTCCTGGCGATTCAGGCCGACGCCGCCGATGGCGGTGCCGCGATAGGCACCGTAATAGAAACGCATCTCTTCATCCGTGATGACCGGTGTGCCGTTGGTGATGATGGAACCTGCGTCAAACTTCTCCGGCGGGCCGCGCGGGATGACCCAGGCATTGGCAAAGCTGCGGTCCCAGCGGAGGCCGTCGCGGCTGCTCATGAACTCGGCATCAATGGTGCCTGCGCTGCGGTCCAGTATCTGGTTGATGGAGAAGTATCTGCCCAGATGCATGAAGACTGGTGAGGTATGAAACTCGAGATGCGGCGGGTCGCGGTCATTGACGGTGAGCAGCAGCTCTGGCTTGCTCCAGTGGATGAAGTCGCGGCTTTCGATGCGGGCCATGCCGTGCTTCCAGGCCAGGCCGCCATCGGGGCCGGGAGTCCAGCTTTTGCCATAGGCGGCATAGACCCGGCGCAGGGGATCATAGAAAACATCCATGGCATCCGACATGCCGATGGGGATGCGCCATTTTTTGACCACGGTGCCGTCTTTGCGGACGTCCTCCACATAGGGGCCTTCATCGGCAAACGGCGGTTGCAGGCCCTTGCCGCCAAAGGGTGTTTTGCAGACGATGCCGCCTTCATGTTTGGTCCAGTGAATGCCATCGGGCGAAAAGGCGACATGGGTGCCGGAGCCGCTGTTTTCGCCCTCACCGGTGCCCCAGTCGTAATAAGCCATCTTGTAACGACGGGCAGGGTCTTTTTCTTGGGGTTCCACGACCACGGAATTGCAGTAGCGGTCGCCATAACCGCCTTTCATGCCGCCGGCCCCGATGAGAACGATGTTAGTGGCCTTCTGCTCATAAAAGGGGAACAGGGTGAGGCCCGGTTTGGTCCATTTCAGCCCATCGTCGGACTCGGCATAACAAACGGTGCATTTGAGGCTTTTGTCCTCCTTGCGCCTTTCCTGATAAGCCTGGTACCAGAGCTGGTATCTGCCCGTTTCGGGATGCCGGTAAACGCTGGTCCAGCCGATCATGCCCTCCCATTCCCGGTCCGGTGCGATGACGGGATCCGAGGAATGTTTTGTGAATTCGACGGCGCGCTTCAGCGTGCCTGGGCGGTAGAGGACATCGTCATCATCCACAAAGAGGATCGTCCGCTCAGCCCCATGCCCATTCAGGTTGAGGCAGGCCAGAAAGAGGCAGGCTAAAACCGGCAGAGAGGGCTTCATAGGGCTAGTCCTGAATCTTCCAATGGGCCTGGCGGAGGACGGTTTTTTTGCCGTCTTTCAGCTTCTCGTACCAGACGGAGAGCAGGGAGCCATCAGCCAGCTCGGCGGTGCTGGGGTAGCCCAGGTCTCCATTGGCGGCATCGCCTGAAAAGATGAGGGGGGCAGACCAGGTGCGGCCGTTGTCCCGGCTGATGCAGGCCTGGTTGCCAAAGGGTGCGCGGCGGTGGCCAAAGGTCATGAGCAGGGCGCCATTCTTGAGCTTGAGGAGGTGGGAGGGGAAGCCCCAGACGCCGGTTGTTTTTGGCTCGCTCCAGGTCTTGCCGCCGTCGGCGGATTCGGTCTGGAGGACTTCGTAGTGGTTGGCTTTTCCGTGATGGCGGATGTGGGCGATGATCCGGCCATCGTTGGCCTGGACGGCGTGGAGCTCATGATACTCGTTCGTGGCGTTGTCTCCGGGGCGGGTGGGGATCTCAGAGATCCAGCGCCAGGTGAGACCATCATCGGTGGATTCGCAGGCACCGATGCGCTTGGTTTCAGTCCAGAGTTCTTTGCCGACATAAAGAAGACGGCCATCGGCCAGTTCGGTGGGGCCATGGGGGCTGTTGACAATCGTGGCGATGGGGGGTGACCAGGAGATGCCATTGTCGGTGGAGCGGATAACCCATTCACCACTCATGGCCTTGCGCTGCTCATCCGTGAGGCGGGCGTGGGCGGCCTCCCACTGGGGGAGGGTCTCGCTGTTGACAAAGGAGTTGGTTTTGCCCTCCTGGGCCTGCTTCAAAAAGGGCACGTAGGCCGGGGAGGTGAATGTGGTGGCGAGGAGGGTGCCTTTGGAAGTTTCCAGGAGGCCGGCATCGCGGTCATCCATGTCCGTGTCCAAAATGGTGCGGGAGAAGGTCCAGCTATTGCCCTCATCCACGGATGTGATGAGCTCCACCCGGCCGAAAGGGCAGACGTGGGCGTGACGTCCACCGGAAATGACCACCATGAGGCGGCCGTCCTTTTGACGGATGAGCGTAGGCCAGCCCTGATAATAGTCCGGCTGGAAGCTGATGGTCTTGGTTTCAATGACCTCGACTATATCGGCAGCGAAGAGGGTGGATGAGAGGGCCAGCAGGCTGGTCAAGAGGAGGGTGGTTGGTTTCATAAACAGCGGGAGAGAAAGGGGTTATTGGTTCAGCTTCCAATGGGCTTGGCGGAGGACTGTTTTTTTATCGCCCTTCAGCCTCTCGTACCAGACGGTGAGCAGGGTGCCGTCGGCCAGCTCGGCGGAGCTGGGGTAACCGAGGTCCTGGCCTTGGCCATCTTCAGAAATCATGAGAGGGGAGGACCATGTGCGGCCATGGTCGCGGCTGATGCGGGCCTGGTTCCCAAAAGGGGCGCGGCGATGCCCGTAAGTCATGAGAAGGGTGCCATCGCGCAACTTGAGAAGATGGGATGGATAACCCCAGACGCCGATGGAGCGGGGTTCGCTCCAGGTCTTGCCGCCGTCCTCTGATTCGGTCTGAAGGGTTTCGTAGTGGTTGGTTTCGCCATGGTGGCGAATCTGGGCGATGATCCGGCCATCGTTGGCCTGGACGGCGTGTAGTTCGTGATAATCAAGGCCTGCTTTGTCCCCGGCGCGGACTGGAATTTCAGAGAGCCAGCGCCAGGTGAGACCGTCATCGTTGGACTCGGAGACGCCGATGCGGGGGGGCTTGCTCACGAGTTCCCTGCCGACATACAAGAGGCGGCCATCGGCCAGTTCAGCAGGGCCATGAGGGCTGTCAACCAGCGTGCGGATGGGAGCGGACCAAGTGAGACCGTTGTCGGTGGAGCGAACGAGCCATTCACCGCGCAGAGACTGGCGTTGCTCATGCGTCAGCCGGGAGTGGGCCGCTTCCCAAAGGGGAAGGGTTTCGGGTTTGGCATAGGGAGCGGGTTTGCCTTCTTTGGCCAGGTTTAGATAGGTCTCATAAGCGGTGGAGGTGAAGGTGGTGGCCAGAAGGGTGCCTTTGGAGGTTTCGAGAATGCCGGCATCGCGGTCATCAATGTCGGTATCGAGAATGGTGCGGGGGAAGCTCCAGGTCTGACCATCATCTTGAGAAGTGATGAACTCCAGCCGGCCAAAGGGGCAGACGTGAGCCTGGCGCCCGCCTGAGAAAACGATGATGAGCCGGTTGTCTTTTTGACGGAGAAGCGTGGGCCAGCCGAGATAATAGTCCGGCTGAAAGCTGATGGTTTTGGTCTCCAGAACTTTCACGTCTTCAGCCGCAAAGAGGGTGGACGAGAGGGCTAGCAAGCTACCCAGGATGAGGGTGGTGGATTTCATAAAAGCGGGAGAAAAAAGGCTATCGGCTCAGCTTCCAACGAGCCTGGCGGAGGACGGCGGTATGGGTGCCCTTGGGTGTTTCATACCAGATGGTGAGGAGGCTGCCATCGGCCAGTTCGGCGCTGCTGGGATAACCGAGGTCCCAATCAGCAGCGTCATCGGTGAGGAGGAATTCATCCGACCAGGTGCGGCCATGGTCGCGGCTGAATTTGCCCCGGATGCCAAAGGGGACCTGCCGCCAGCTGTAAGTCATGAGCAGGGTGTCATCGCGCAGGCGGATGAGGTGGGAGGGGTAGCCATCGGCCACTTTTTGCTTTTCCGTCCAGGTCAGGCCGCCATCGGTGGAAAGGATCTGGGAGGTGTTTTGGACGGTGCCTTTGGGCGTGGGGATCTTGTCCCGGACATGGACGATGAGGGTGCCGTCGGCAGCCTGCACGGCGTGGAGTTCGCCCGCGCGTACGGGCATTTCGGAGAGTTGTTTCCAGGTCAAGCCGTCATCTTCGGAGACATGGGCGACGGCTGTTTTACCATTGGCCAGGGCGTAAAAAACCCGCCCGTCCAGCAGGCTGATGGGGCCATGCGGGCTGAAGCCGGGCACGCGATAACGCGGGGACCAGGAGACGCCGCCATCGGTGGAGCGGAGCATCCAGTAGCCGGTCTCGGCCTGTTTTTGCTCCTGGGTGGTGGCGGCATCCATGAGCCGCCAGCGGTCCAGCATGGCGGGGGTTTCCTTGCCAAAGGTAGCATTGAGCAGGCGCTCCGGGGCGTTCATGTGCTGCTGGTAGGCAAAGGAATTGAACATGGTAACCAGCAGGGTGCCTTTGGCGGTCTCCACGATGCCGGAATCGCGGTCGTCAAGCACGCTGTCCACAAGGATGCGTGGGCGGGTCCAGTGGCGGCCGTCATCGCGGGAGATGATCATTTCCTGGCGGCCATAGGGGCAGATGTGATACTCGCGGCCGCCGGAGTAAACCAGGATCAGCTCGCCCGTCCTGCGGCGGGCGAGGGTGGGCCAGCCGTGGTAGAATTGCGGAAGCTGAGAGATGATGGTGGTCTCAATGACGGTAGCTGCGGAGGGGCTTTTGGCTGTGGGCTTGCCTGCGGCAGCGGCTTTGCCGGGGCGGATCTTGCCGATGAGGAAATGATTGAAGTGGCTGCCGCCTGCGCCCTCCCCGCCGATGACATAAATGGTATCTCCCTGGATGCAGACGCCGCAGTCATTGAAGAGGGCGCCAGGAGGCAGCGGGCTGGCGATGCGGAGCCAGCGGTCTAACTGCGTATCGTACACAAAAGGAACGTCATTCCAGCGGGTGCCCGCACCGCCGATGGTGATGAGGTAGCGGCTGTCATACACGTCCGCCTCCCAGCCGGACATGGGCATGGGGAAACTGGCGAGCTGTTTCCATTCATCCTTTTGCGCATCATAGGCCAGGGATTCAGTCAGGCGCTGGCGGGCGCTGGCGGTCCAGGTGACGCCGCCAAGGAGGTACATTTTTCCATTCAGCGCGGCCGTGGCACTCCAGCCGCGAGGGCTGCCGGGGATGGGGGCGACAGAGGTCCAGCCTTTGTCTGGCGCGTTCAGGTCCAGCTTCTCGGCGGTGTTTTGGATGGTCTTGGGACTGTAGCCTTTTTCCGCGAAGTCATAGCGATTCCCTCCGGCGACGATGAGCTGTATGCCGACCTTTTCCACAGAGAGATGGGTGCGGGCCACCTGCATGGGCGGGAGCTTCTTCCAGCCCGCTTCCGGCTGTCGGGTATCCAGGCGATAGACTTCGGCGGAGGCGACGGTGGGTTTGTCCTGGGAGGCTCCGCCGAGCACATAGATGACCCCGTCTGCGGCGACAGCACGGGTGTACTCACGGCGGGCGGGAAGGTCCGGGAGGCGGGTCCAGTGATCGGTTTTGGGATCATAACGATGGGCCCAGCGGGAGCTGCGGCGGCTGACATCCTGGGTTTCATCCCCGGCAGGAATGAAACCGCCCATCAGATAAATCTGCCCGTCCACCAGCACCATGCCGGCTCCGCTGATGCCTGCATGGGGGCCTTTTTCGACAAAGGGCAGCTCCTTCACTGTCCAGTCAATCTCGCCGAAAACGGGGAGGGCCTTGACTTCATCCGGCATCTCTTTGGAGAGGGCGCGGGTGAGGCCAGCGGATTGCACCGCCGCCTCGCGGGCACGGTTGCGCGCTTCCTGCCGGGGATCCTCTACGGCTTGCGCTGCGGTGGTGAGGGCGAGCAGTAGGCTCAGGTGCAGGAAGTGCGGTTTCATGGATCAGGCGGGGGCGGATTCGAGTTCGCTGAGGATGCCGGGAACGGAGACGGGGCTGCCGCCGTTTTCGCGGCTGCGGATGCCAGCGATGATGACGGCCATGAGCTCCACGGTTTCTTCAAAGGGCAGGGGGCGTGTGCCGGTGCGGAGCATGTCAATGAAGGCAACGAGCTGGCCACGGAACGCGTGGTAGGTATCCGTGAGCTTTAGCGGCAGGTCGCCTTTTGTGCCATACAGATGGACGGCGCCGAAGCTGCCATAGGCATCGTGAAGGGCACCGAGGGTCAGCCTCACGCCACTCTGGTGCGTGATGTGCATGACATCACCGCCGGCATCGCTGTGGGCCTGGACGGTGAGAAAGCCGGGGCCGAGGAGGGGTTCGACGGCTTCAAGCGCGTGGATGCCGTATCGCTCCCACGTTTTGCAGGTGAAGCTGGTGATCCAGCGGAGGTCCCCGAGGTGGGCAAGCTGGGTGTCGTTTAAACGCATCTCCGGGGAGTAGCGCATGCCGCTGGTGGAGAGGAGAATGTGACCCTGGCGGTGCCACTGGATGAACTGGCGGAGATCGGCCAGGTTGGTGGCCATGGGCTTATCAATAAAAACGGGCAGGCCGGCCTCAATGAAAGGGCGGACGCGACGGACATGGTCGTTGCCGTCATCGGTGGCGATGATGACGGCATCCACCTGGCCGATGACGTCTTCGGGCCTGGCGACGATGTTTTTAATGAGACTGGCGGCGGCGACCTGGGGAGCATCGACGGGATCATCCGTCCAAATATGAGTGACGCGCGCACCGGGAATGCGGATGGATTCCAAGGGCTGTCTGCCCATGTAGGCGGTGATGCCGGGGTAGGGGCCTTTGGCCATTTCTTCCGGGTTGTACCCATTGATGATGCCGCTCCAGGAGTAGGGGTGGCCATTGCCCTCGATCATGCCGAGCATGGCCAGGCGGAGTTCTGTGACGGGAATGCTCATGCCAGAGGGACTGGAAGCTGGGTGGAGGCGGAGAGGAGCGCGGCTTCGTTGAAACGCA encodes:
- a CDS encoding exo-alpha-sialidase, which gives rise to MKPHFLHLSLLLALTTAAQAVEDPRQEARNRAREAAVQSAGLTRALSKEMPDEVKALPVFGEIDWTVKELPFVEKGPHAGISGAGMVLVDGQIYLMGGFIPAGDETQDVSRRSSRWAHRYDPKTDHWTRLPDLPARREYTRAVAADGVIYVLGGASQDKPTVASAEVYRLDTRQPEAGWKKLPPMQVARTHLSVEKVGIQLIVAGGNRYDFAEKGYSPKTIQNTAEKLDLNAPDKGWTSVAPIPGSPRGWSATAALNGKMYLLGGVTWTASARQRLTESLAYDAQKDEWKQLASFPMPMSGWEADVYDSRYLITIGGAGTRWNDVPFVYDTQLDRWLRIASPLPPGALFNDCGVCIQGDTIYVIGGEGAGGSHFNHFLIGKIRPGKAAAAGKPTAKSPSAATVIETTIISQLPQFYHGWPTLARRRTGELILVYSGGREYHICPYGRQEMIISRDDGRHWTRPRILVDSVLDDRDSGIVETAKGTLLVTMFNSFAYQQHMNAPERLLNATFGKETPAMLDRWRLMDAATTQEQKQAETGYWMLRSTDGGVSWSPRYRVPGFSPHGPISLLDGRVFYALANGKTAVAHVSEDDGLTWKQLSEMPVRAGELHAVQAADGTLIVHVRDKIPTPKGTVQNTSQILSTDGGLTWTEKQKVADGYPSHLIRLRDDTLLMTYSWRQVPFGIRGKFSRDHGRTWSDEFLLTDDAADWDLGYPSSAELADGSLLTIWYETPKGTHTAVLRQARWKLSR
- a CDS encoding sialidase family protein — protein: MKPTTLLLTSLLALSSTLFAADIVEVIETKTISFQPDYYQGWPTLIRQKDGRLMVVISGGRHAHVCPFGRVELITSVDEGNSWTFSRTILDTDMDDRDAGLLETSKGTLLATTFTSPAYVPFLKQAQEGKTNSFVNSETLPQWEAAHARLTDEQRKAMSGEWVIRSTDNGISWSPPIATIVNSPHGPTELADGRLLYVGKELWTETKRIGACESTDDGLTWRWISEIPTRPGDNATNEYHELHAVQANDGRIIAHIRHHGKANHYEVLQTESADGGKTWSEPKTTGVWGFPSHLLKLKNGALLMTFGHRRAPFGNQACISRDNGRTWSAPLIFSGDAANGDLGYPSTAELADGSLLSVWYEKLKDGKKTVLRQAHWKIQD
- a CDS encoding Gfo/Idh/MocA family oxidoreductase, translated to MSIPVTELRLAMLGMIEGNGHPYSWSGIINGYNPEEMAKGPYPGITAYMGRQPLESIRIPGARVTHIWTDDPVDAPQVAAASLIKNIVARPEDVIGQVDAVIIATDDGNDHVRRVRPFIEAGLPVFIDKPMATNLADLRQFIQWHRQGHILLSTSGMRYSPEMRLNDTQLAHLGDLRWITSFTCKTWERYGIHALEAVEPLLGPGFLTVQAHSDAGGDVMHITHQSGVRLTLGALHDAYGSFGAVHLYGTKGDLPLKLTDTYHAFRGQLVAFIDMLRTGTRPLPFEETVELMAVIIAGIRSRENGGSPVSVPGILSELESAPA
- a CDS encoding sialidase family protein; amino-acid sequence: MKSTTLILGSLLALSSTLFAAEDVKVLETKTISFQPDYYLGWPTLLRQKDNRLIIVFSGGRQAHVCPFGRLEFITSQDDGQTWSFPRTILDTDIDDRDAGILETSKGTLLATTFTSTAYETYLNLAKEGKPAPYAKPETLPLWEAAHSRLTHEQRQSLRGEWLVRSTDNGLTWSAPIRTLVDSPHGPAELADGRLLYVGRELVSKPPRIGVSESNDDGLTWRWLSEIPVRAGDKAGLDYHELHAVQANDGRIIAQIRHHGETNHYETLQTESEDGGKTWSEPRSIGVWGYPSHLLKLRDGTLLMTYGHRRAPFGNQARISRDHGRTWSSPLMISEDGQGQDLGYPSSAELADGTLLTVWYERLKGDKKTVLRQAHWKLNQ